The Lolium rigidum isolate FL_2022 chromosome 2, APGP_CSIRO_Lrig_0.1, whole genome shotgun sequence genomic interval TGACCCTGGGACGCAAGCCTAGTACCATGGGACTAACATCGATGGGGATCCATTGTTCGATGACTATACCCAGGCAACAGAACAAGCCACAACCATTTGCGATGATGACAATGAGGAATTTGAGGAGGGCGAGGACATCTTGGGCCTCGATGATGTCGTGGTTCCCAGGGCTGGAGTGTGCGTTGGCAAGAAAGAAGGGAAGAGACATAGGACCACAACTTCCCTGACAAGGAGGACCTCGTGCTCGGCGCTTCTTTGTTGTGCATCAGCCAAGACTATATGTGGCGCCTAGCAAAAGGACAAAGCATATTGGAGGAAGATGGCCCAAGAATGACATGAGAAACGGCTACACAAGTCCTACGAGATTTACAACACACACAACAAAGAGTTCATCAAAAAGAGGTGaagctacatcaaacaagagactaaAAAGTTTTATGCAGCGATTGACCATGTCGTTAGCCACCTAGAGAGCGGCGTAGGTGTTGTGGCAGTGGTAAGGGCACTGGCATCGTCATTCCATCAATGTACATGCCATATCATACCCAATAATCCTAACATTTTGCACTTGTAGGTTCCCTGGGCCTTGGATTATTTCAAGGAAAAATATAAGAATGGCTACCACATGGCCCACTATTGGAATGTGCTAAAGGAGGCTCCTAAATGGAGGATAGGCTACGGAGCCAACAAGGCTAGCATCAAGAATGGCATAACAAGGGTCACAGTGGACGTCGATGGAGAAGACGTGACTCATGGCCAACATGCGCTTCCATCTCATCCCAGGGACCACAAGTCCACCAAGGCTAATCTCGCCCGCGAGGCTTCAACCATTGCGTTGAGTAAGACCTTGAAGTCGATGATGACCGAGTCTGAAGATGCCATTGGCAAGAGGGATGAGAAGAAGCGCCGGGTGAAGGAGGCATCTACTGCCATCTACATCGACCTCACCAAACATGCTATAGAGGTCCAAAGGTTTGACGCCGAGGCCAACTCTCGCGCAGAGGACAACTGGAACATGCTCGCTAACTTGAGCACCACGGATGCGGACCAACGTTCTTAGTTTGAGAAGAAGCAAACCGAAATCTGCCAACGGGACGTCTGATCCTCCGTGTCTTCGTCATGAGCACTATGCCCTCCTTCTACCTTTGCTACTCATCATGATCCTCCTGTGCCCCTTTTGGAACTTCATTTGGTCCTGCCAAGCCTATTATGTGAACTTTGTTGTTGCGCCTCTTTTCGACAGCCGTAATTTAAGCCAGTTCGTAGTTTGAATGGCCTAAATATCTCTTGAATTTCCTACTTTTTGTTATGCATTTGTTTGATTTAAACACATCTAAGCCAGGTGAACAATATGTGTCAAACCGCTGAAGCTGGCCCGGACGCAAACGGATATTCATAGCCGAGCAGCTAATTTGTTGTCCGCGGTAAGACCTAAACGATCGCTGTACATGTCCTATATCAGGAGCAGGGCACGTAGGAAGTATAGTACGAAGTAGTATTAATTTTGCTCAAGAACGTCGGAACCTGCCGCAATGGTGATCAAGCGACTAATTACATCCACCAGTACACAACAAGAACAGCACAACAATCAAGTACGACCTGACACCTATAATATTCTCATGTTCGTAGTCCGGTCGATCGATTAGCTACGTTTTGAGTGGAGATTGACGAAAGACTCGTCTCAAAATGAAGAATCAAGACTCAAGAGCAGCCGTTCTGCACCCGGAGCGGCCGCGCAGTGGCGCCGTGCCCGTGCGTCGTCCGTCGCGCGGCGGCGCACTCGGCGACGAGCGCGTCGCGCGCGGTGAGCAGGCCGCGCGTGGCGGCGAGCGGGCGGTCGAAGACGGCGCAGTCGACGACCCAGTCGTTGAGCAGCCTCTCCTGCCCCCACATGTCCGGGATCCGGACCCGGCCCGCCATCTCCGTCCGGTGCCGCTTCAGCCGCTCCCGGGCGCTCTCCTCTGCAGCCGCCGCAGGCCGTCTCGACAGCTCCCCGGCgctcttcttgttcttgttcttgttctccGCCTCCCACGACGGCGCCAGTGGCCTCCTTGAGGCGTCCACCGCGCCGCCGGACGTCCCCGCGCGCTCCTCCTGCTCCACCGGACCGGCGTCGGAGGCCGTGCCTCTCTCGTCGGCCGCAGGGTCGATGTGGTGTTGCTCCATGCTTCTGTTACACATGGAATGGAGGAAAAGAAAAAATCTAAGAACTGGTGGCGAGGTAGCTTTTTGTTTTCCTGCGTGGTGAATCGATCGGCGGGTTGTTATAGACGCCGACGGGCCGGCGCGCGATGGAGCGCGATGGCTATGGTGGGTGGGAGGAGAGCGTGGCCGCGACGGGCGTGTGTGGCTGCGTTTGGCCGGGCTACGTGGTGAGCGCGCGCGGGACGGAATTCATACGGCTGCGTCTCCGCCTCGTCTCTCCTGTGGGCACGTTGGGTCGTTTGCCTTGTTTGCCTGGCTGGGAAGTGATGCACGCATGCGTGAGGCTGGTTGGCAGCACCATCACCATTGGGCTGGTTCGAAACAGGGTGGATTTTTTGCAGGGGCCACTTGGCTCCATGATTTCCTCTCCGCCTCTCACCTCCAGAATCTCGACAAGCTTTGTTTTCAGCGGGCCACGCTGTCTGGCTCGATCGTCGGCTGTTCATGTCCAGCAACTGGACTGGAGGAGTTTTGAATATCATTCTGTGGGTTTGTAGACTGGATCGTTCGGGGTTCCATGATCCTAGGTTGGTCCATGCGTGCAACAACTTGGAGCTTATGTTTAACTTTCCCTTGATCATGTTTTCCGAAATGGATGGAAGAACTACCGTGTGATAAGAAAACATACACCAAGCTCTCATCAACTAGAAATCAGGAACACCACATACCCCGAGACACCCACAAACTAGATCGGGAGTGCTCATCCGGTCTAGTAGACACTTTAGCAAATACATCATGCACACGCTACAGAAGACGACACCACCATCGATCGATGGTCCACCTTCAGAGCAAAGAGTTGCATAGCCCTTGACATGCCTGCTATCTACGCCGCAATGACACCAGACAAAGCCCCCACCCTGTGCGAGTCTAGCACACCGCGCTAGTCACCGAGCCCCCACTGCGCCACGCCACAGAGACTCGTTGTCATTGACACGGTAGATTCACACCACTCCACCACATAGCCTCCAACAACCAGCTGCTCCTTCAAAAACGATGCTCCAAGTGGTAGAACGACGCAGTTATGTCGCCATCGTCCGTTACGGGGATACCCGGATCAAGGTTTTCCCCTGGAGCAACACGAGCGAGTAGACATAGGATGTAACAGCGGTGCCTTCATAAAGGTAACAACGCAAcacgccgccatcgccgaccatgACCGAAGCTAGGGCTTGATTTTCACCGGCAACCATGCCTCACCAACTCGTTGCAAATCGGCCGACCACCTCCGA includes:
- the LOC124687198 gene encoding protein BIC1-like; the protein is MCNRSMEQHHIDPAADERGTASDAGPVEQEERAGTSGGAVDASRRPLAPSWEAENKNKNKKSAGELSRRPAAAAEESARERLKRHRTEMAGRVRIPDMWGQERLLNDWVVDCAVFDRPLAATRGLLTARDALVAECAAARRTTHGHGATARPLRVQNGCS